A section of the Salmo salar chromosome ssa05, Ssal_v3.1, whole genome shotgun sequence genome encodes:
- the LOC106605608 gene encoding myelin-associated glycoprotein isoform X2, translating to MWIEKLPWCFLIHCIWLGGSPDPPSLSVREEVKVGEVVSASCSVSHSCPSDPPLLTWSHSGTPSIQSRQQTNSQWEETLTLTFRSSIADNNQPLVCTAAYKGGMTVSSSKTINVKYAPVDVMVEGVSSVKEGDTVELRCSSDSNPAAHSYRWHNSRGPLPTTGPTLTLENVTRLTEALYCTAINTEGQVPSSPLNLNVEYPPEIKVGSACTSDISMVTCLCIVDSEPPSTVEWSLPAGHLPSTRVEMHGSVAMVTLKRALGFSETVHCHANNTQGNATLSFTVPTNDKMFMLYVSIGITAFVVVIILIPMSACLLTKKGGRSHSDQPVTSMQDMDAAKCASSDPSTLRKKQKDTSSEINTNYYTNDHLYSNMEAEEDDPCECYGGDDAVYGNM from the exons ATGTGGATTGAAAAATTACCATGGTGTTTTCTTATTCATTGCATTTGGCTTGGAG GCTCTCCagaccccccctctctgtcagtgagggaggaggtgaaggtggGGGAGGTGGTATCTGCCTCCTGCTCTGTGTCTCACTCCTGCCCATCtgatccccctctcctcacctggaGCCACTCTGGAACACCCAGCATCCAATCACGGCAGCAGACCAATTCCCAGTGGGAAGAGACATTGACCCTGACCTTTAGATCCAGCATCGCTGATAACAACCAGCCTCTGGTCTGCACAGCAGCATACAAGGGAGGAATGACAGTGAGTAGCTCCAAGACAATAAATGTCAAAT ATGCCCCAGTGGATGTTATGGTTGAGGGAGTGTCCAGTGTGAAGGAGGGAGACACTGTAGAGCTGAGATGCTCCAGTGACAGTAACCCTGCTGCCCACAGCTACCGCTGGCACAACAGCAGAGGGCCTCTGCCCACCACTGGACCGACACTCACACTGGAGAATGTGACCAGACTCACTGAAGCCCTCTACTGCACTGCCATCAATACAGAAGGACAAGTCCCCTCCAGCCCACTGAATCTCAACGTAGAGT ACCCCCCTGAGATCAAAGTGGGCTCCGCCTGCACTTCAGACATCTCTATGGTAACATGTCTGTGCATTGTGGATTCAGAGCCACCCAGCACTGTGGAGTGGTCTCTTCCAGCAGGACACCTGCCCAGTACCAGGGTGGAGATGCATGGGTCAGTTGCCATGGTGACCCTAAAGAGGGCACTAGGCTTCTCAGAGACCGTCCACTGCCATGCCAACAACACACAGGGCAATGCCACCTTGTCCTTCACTGTGCCCACAAATG ATAAGATGTTCATGCTGTACGTTTCAATTGGTATTACTGCATTTGTGGTGGTAATAATACTAATTCCCATGTCAGCTTGCCTATTGACTAAGAAGGG TGGGAGGAGTCATAGTGACCAACCAGTAACCAGTATGCAGGACATGGATGCAGCCAAGTGTGCTTCCTCAGATCCCTCAACCTTAAG GAAAAAGCAGAAAGACACCAGCAGTGAAATCAACACAAACTACTACACCAACGATCACCTATATAGCAACATGgag
- the LOC106605608 gene encoding sialoadhesin isoform X1, producing the protein MWIEKLPWCFLIHCIWLGVMGVDASSWTAEVPSSVSGLQGSCIVIPCSFNYPEPKINPSEFTGIWFKDTYEVIYHPDSSNAITDYRGRTELVGNLRQKNCSLRIDPLHHSDKGPFTFRIEIKDYNKASYTKHRVSIAVSSSPDPPSLSVREEVKVGEVVSASCSVSHSCPSDPPLLTWSHSGTPSIQSRQQTNSQWEETLTLTFRSSIADNNQPLVCTAAYKGGMTVSSSKTINVKYAPVDVMVEGVSSVKEGDTVELRCSSDSNPAAHSYRWHNSRGPLPTTGPTLTLENVTRLTEALYCTAINTEGQVPSSPLNLNVEYPPEIKVGSACTSDISMVTCLCIVDSEPPSTVEWSLPAGHLPSTRVEMHGSVAMVTLKRALGFSETVHCHANNTQGNATLSFTVPTNDKMFMLYVSIGITAFVVVIILIPMSACLLTKKGGRSHSDQPVTSMQDMDAAKCASSDPSTLRKKQKDTSSEINTNYYTNDHLYSNMEAEEDDPCECYGGDDAVYGNM; encoded by the exons ATGTGGATTGAAAAATTACCATGGTGTTTTCTTATTCATTGCATTTGGCTTGGAG TGATGGGAGTTGATGCCTCGTCATGGACTGCTGAGGTGCCAAGCTCAGTCTCCGGCCTGCAAGGCTCATGCATTGTGATTCCCTGCTCATTCAACTACCCAGAACCAAAGATAAACCCCTCTGAATTCACTGGCATCTGGTTCAAAGACACTTATGAGGTTATCTACCACCCAGACAGCTCCAACGCGATCACAGACTACAGGGGTCGTACAGAGCTGGTAGGAAACCTCAGACAGAAGAACTGCTCTCTCAGAATCGACCCCCTCCATCACAGTGACAAAGGACCCTTTACTTTCAGGATTGAAATCAAAGACTATAACAAGGcttcatacacaaaacacagagtCTCCATTGCAGTGAGCA GCTCTCCagaccccccctctctgtcagtgagggaggaggtgaaggtggGGGAGGTGGTATCTGCCTCCTGCTCTGTGTCTCACTCCTGCCCATCtgatccccctctcctcacctggaGCCACTCTGGAACACCCAGCATCCAATCACGGCAGCAGACCAATTCCCAGTGGGAAGAGACATTGACCCTGACCTTTAGATCCAGCATCGCTGATAACAACCAGCCTCTGGTCTGCACAGCAGCATACAAGGGAGGAATGACAGTGAGTAGCTCCAAGACAATAAATGTCAAAT ATGCCCCAGTGGATGTTATGGTTGAGGGAGTGTCCAGTGTGAAGGAGGGAGACACTGTAGAGCTGAGATGCTCCAGTGACAGTAACCCTGCTGCCCACAGCTACCGCTGGCACAACAGCAGAGGGCCTCTGCCCACCACTGGACCGACACTCACACTGGAGAATGTGACCAGACTCACTGAAGCCCTCTACTGCACTGCCATCAATACAGAAGGACAAGTCCCCTCCAGCCCACTGAATCTCAACGTAGAGT ACCCCCCTGAGATCAAAGTGGGCTCCGCCTGCACTTCAGACATCTCTATGGTAACATGTCTGTGCATTGTGGATTCAGAGCCACCCAGCACTGTGGAGTGGTCTCTTCCAGCAGGACACCTGCCCAGTACCAGGGTGGAGATGCATGGGTCAGTTGCCATGGTGACCCTAAAGAGGGCACTAGGCTTCTCAGAGACCGTCCACTGCCATGCCAACAACACACAGGGCAATGCCACCTTGTCCTTCACTGTGCCCACAAATG ATAAGATGTTCATGCTGTACGTTTCAATTGGTATTACTGCATTTGTGGTGGTAATAATACTAATTCCCATGTCAGCTTGCCTATTGACTAAGAAGGG TGGGAGGAGTCATAGTGACCAACCAGTAACCAGTATGCAGGACATGGATGCAGCCAAGTGTGCTTCCTCAGATCCCTCAACCTTAAG GAAAAAGCAGAAAGACACCAGCAGTGAAATCAACACAAACTACTACACCAACGATCACCTATATAGCAACATGgag